In Diachasmimorpha longicaudata isolate KC_UGA_2023 chromosome 4, iyDiaLong2, whole genome shotgun sequence, a single genomic region encodes these proteins:
- the LOC135161858 gene encoding integrin beta-nu-like: MWLYEFMLFVFFCAGIFEARLLGYPEDPLLLCAVQTSCKSCLESSSSCAWCSEWNFSNSTVGRLRCSSADRLEAFGCPRNSIKLASAGLVSVVTDKKFQDVDKSYAPPVQLRPQGIKVKLRPHSTETVHIQYRAASNYPLDLYLLMDLTWSMKDDKDTIVSLGQEMAHTLGTFTENVRLGFGSYADKPLMPYVFPGHEDNPCRSEGSVCAPLYSFKHHLTLSDDIRRFIQQVNASHVTGNVDNLEGGMDGVVQAIVCMKQVGWARHARKLMLIATDGFMHFAGEGKLGGVVQRHDFSCHLDEAGEYSMSKFFDYPSLAEISRLLNRKKINLIFAVTEDRRSEYEQIAGLLKEKARVATLTSNSSNILEIIRQSYHDILTKIVLRDNSSAPVDLRYYSNCGKVGRKKKITSECDDIQLGKIYNFTIELSLKDCPKDSKLWTQRIVIDDALASEASKTIIDVQLQCGCDCENPNSPHCNHGIDECGICKCDHAWSGETCDCDESAWTENRLLCIAPQESRTCSNRGECTCGSCTCDPGYNGKYCECTACEKINGIECKGRGTCNCGVCNCLEGWAGDSCQCPTGNELCIAPGSTDICGNHGYCDCGQCRCNVTSPGDGLLYRGVYCESSASAGGSGLCVLYEACVNATIETPEIADKVCHRDGNNSYGTEIIDTVDIDSDHYCIIRTVRDNVICTIPYVYYFTRENQVLLKIAPKDCRTRLSAAVIPSTIFALIVGLGILALLIWRCVTAIKDRKEYARFEEEQKRTVYALSENPLYRPARSFFTVPENFKED, encoded by the exons ATGTGGCTGTATGAATTTATGTTATTTGTGTTTTTTTGTGCTGGGATTTTTGAGGCACGGTTACTCGGTTATCCAGAAGATCCACTTTTACTTTGCGCCGTTCAGACGTCATGCAAGAGCTGCCTGGAGAGCAGCTCGTCCTGCGCCTGGTGCAGTGAATGg AACTTCTCGAATTCCACCGTCGGCCGGTTGCGGTGCAGCAGTGCCGACCGTTTGGAGGCATTTGGTTGTCCtagaaattctataaaactcgCATCCGCTGGACTTGTGAGCGTCGTAACTGACAAGAAGTTTCAGGATGTTGACAAATCATATGCACCACCGGTTCAATTACGACCGCAAGGGATAAAGGTCAAACTCCGACCCCACAGCACTGAAACGGTGCACATACAGTATCGGGCGGCAAG CAATTATCCTCTGGATCTATATCTTTTGATGGACCTCACGTGGTCGATGAAGGACGATAAGGACACAATAGTGAGTCTAGGACAGGAAATGGCACATACTTTGGGGACATTTACAGAAAATGTTCGATTGGGCTTTGGAAGTTATGCCGACAAACCACTTATGCCTTACGTCTTTCCGGGTCATGAGGACAATCCCTGCAGGAGTGAGGGTAGTGTCTGTGCACCGTTATACTCATTCAAACATCACCTGACTCTCAGTGATGATATCCGACGATTCATTCAACAG GTAAACGCTAGTCATGTCACGGGGAATGTTGATAACTTGGAGGGCGGAATGGATGGAGTGGTGCAGGCTATTGTCTGCATGAAGCAAGTTGGATGGGCGAGACACGCGAGGAAATTGATGCTCATTGCCACTGATGGATTTATGCATTTTGCCGGCGAGGGAAAA CTGGGTGGGGTAGTACAGAGACATGACTTCTCTTGCCACTTGGATGAAGCAGGTGAATACTCAATGTCGAAATTCTTCGATTATCCCTCACTCGCCGAGATTTCAAGGCTCTTGAACCGCAAGAAAATCAATCTGATCTTCGCGGTGACTGAGGACCGAAGATCGGAGTACGAGCAAATTGCGGGACTTTTGAAGGAAAAAGCGAGAGTTGCGACACTCACATCTAACAGTTCTAATATTCTGGAGATTATTCGGCAATCTTATCACGATATACTAACGAAAATTGTTCTCCGAGATAACTCGAGCGCCCCGGTCGATCTCCGGTACTATTCGAACTGTGGTAAAgttggaaggaaaaaaaaaattacctcggAGTGTGATGATATACAGTTGGGAAAAATCTATAATTTCACCATTGAATTATCACTTAAAGATTGCCCGAAAGATTCGAAACTCTGG ACTCAAAGGATAGTGATCGACGACGCCCTGGCATCAGAAGCCTCCAAGACCATCATTGATGTTCAACTCCAGTGCGGATGTGACTGTGAAAACCCAAATAGCCCCCACTGCAATCACGGAATTGATGAGTGTGGGATTTGTAAGTGCGATCACGCCTGGTCCG GAGAAACATGTGACTGCGACGAGAGTGCATGGACTGAGAACAGATTGCTGTGTATTGCACCTCAGGAGTCGCGGACCTGCAGCAATAGAGGAGAGTGCACTTGTGGAAGTTGCACCTGCGATCCTGGGTACAATGGAAAGTACTGCGAGTGTACGGCTTGCGAAAAA ATTAATGGAATCGAGTGCAAAGGGAGAGGCACTTGCAACTGTGGTGTCTGCAATTGCCTTGAAGGATGGGCGGGTGACTCATGCCAGTGTCCAACTGGCAATGAACTTTGTATTGCACCCGGAAGTACCGACATATGCGGTAATCACGGTTATTGTGACTGTGGGCAGTGCCG ATGTAACGTGACATCACCAGGGGATGGTTTACTCTATCGGGGAGTATATTGTGAGTCTTCTGCGAGTGCCGGGGGTAGTGGATTATGCGTACTTTATGAAGCTTGTGTCAATGCTACAATTGAAACACCGGAAATCGCGGATAAAGTCTGCCATCGAGATGGAAATAATTCCTATGGGACTGAGATAATCGATACTGTGGATATTG ATAGTGATCATTACTGCATTATAAGAACTGTCAGAGATAATGTCATTTGTACCATACCATACGTTTATTACTTCACCCGCGAGAACCAAGTTCTACTGAAAATTGCTCCAAAG GATTGTCGAACACGTCTATCGGCAGCAGTTATACCCAGTACGATATTTGCTCTGATCGTTGGACTGGGCATTTTAGCTCTTCTCATATGGAG ATGCGTGACAGCCATTAAAGACCGGAAGGAGTATGCGAGGTTTGAGGAAGAACAGAAGAGAACTGTATATGCCCTATCAGAAAATCCACTGTATCGACCTGCAAGGTCATTCTTCACAGTAcctgaaaatttcaaagaagATTAA
- the LOC135161890 gene encoding peritrophin-1-like: MREIILLLCVFFVVPAAFGKCSTSFKGEGWPDVNCDVDPPTPGDVILLPDPYNCASFYICVGLKPVKKFCPNGLYWNPDLRVCDWPQNVDCCDYVKA; this comes from the exons ATGAGAG aaattatcCTACTGCTCTGTGTGTTCTTCGTCGTCCCCGCGGCCTTCGGTAAGTGCTCAACTTCCTTCAAGGGTGAGGGATGGCCCGACGTTAACTGTGACGTTGACCCTCCGACTCCTGGCGATGTAATTCTCTTGCCTGATCCTTACAACTGTGCAAGTTTCTACATCTGCGTAGGGCTTAAACCGGTCAAGAAATTCTGTCCGAATGGTCTCTACTGGAACCCCGATTTGCGCGTTTGTGATTGGCCACAGAATGTCGATTGTTGCGATTATGTAAAGGCCTGA
- the Muc gene encoding dihydrolipoyllysine-residue acetyltransferase component of pyruvate dehydrogenase complex, mitochondrial translates to MLLRATSQLRNDLARVTLRNAVRTNVVRCLTTRRLHRKLLPRNQGCNALRPIGPWRQQFRFYADYPDHVKVTLPALSPTMETGTIISWQKKEGDKLNEGDLLAEIETDKATMGFETPEEGYLAKIIVPAGTKNISIGSLVCIIVEQQSDVAAFKDFKDDGTAVPPPSPAAPAASAPATPAPSPSPAAPRAAPAPAAAPSMPVSAGDRIFASPLAKRLAAEQGLSLQGLKGSGLFGSITSKDLAGASAAPAGSPGMAFAGGVDIPVSNIRGVIAKRLSESKQTIPHYYLSIDIRMDSALAMREQFNKLLEKEKVKLSVNDLIIKAIAMACKKVPEGNSAWMGDVIRQYDNVDVSVAVSTDAGLITPIVFGADWKGLVEISKDVKALAAKAREGKLQPQEFQGGTITISNLGMFGVKNFSAIVNPPQSIILAVGTTEARLIPASNERGFTTAQYMTVTASCDHRTVDGAVGAQWLSALKSLLENPSTMLL, encoded by the exons ATGCTGCTGAGGGCGACCAGTCAGCTGCGCAATGATTTGGCTCGGGTGACACTACGTAACGCTGTAAGGACCAACGTCGTTCGATGTTTGACGACTCGTCGACTTCACAGAAAGCTATTACCCAG AAATCAGGGATGCAACGCTCTGAGACCTATAGGCCCCTGGAGGCAGCAATTTCGATTTTATGCCGATTATCCAGATCACGTCAAAGTTACGCTTCCTGCGTTGTCACCCACCATGGAGACAGGAACAATCATCAGTTGGCAGAAGAAAGAAG GTGACAAATTGAATGAGGGTGATCTTCTCGCTGAAATCGAAACGGACAAGGCAACGATGGGTTTCGAGACCCCGGAGGAAGGTTACCTAGCTAAGATTATTGTGCCTGCTGGAACCAAGAATATCAGCATTGGCTCCCTCGTCTGTATTATTGTGGAACAGCAGTCCGACGTAGCGGCATTTAAGGATTTCAAGGATGATGGAACCGCTGTTCCTCCTCCATCGCCTGCTGCCCCCGCTGCGTCAGCTCCAGCGACCCCAGCACCATCACCCTCCCCAGCAGCACCGAGAGCAGCTCCTGCCCCTGCTGCTGCGCCCTCGATGCCTGTCAGTGCAGGGGATAGAATTTTCGCGAGTCCTCTGGCGAAGAGGTTAGCTGCTGAGCAAGGATTAAGTCTTCAG GGACTGAAGGGCTCTGGGCTTTTTGGATCGATAACCTCAAAAGACTTGGCGGGTGCCTCGGCGGCACCCGCTGGCTCCCCTGGGATGGCATTTGCTGGAGGAGTCGATATTCCGGTATCGAACATCCGTGGTGTCATTGCCAAACGATTATCCGAAAGCAAACAAACGATTCCCCATTATTACCTGTCGATTGATATTAGAATGGACTCTGCCCTGGCGATGAGAGAGCAATTTAATAAACTTTTGGAGAAGGAAAAAGTTAAGTTGAGTGTTAATGATCTCATCATCAAGGCGATTGCTATGGCATGTAAAAAGGTTCCGGAAGGGAACAGTGCCTGGATGGGAGACGTCATTCGACA ATATGACAACGTGGATGTCAGCGTAGCTGTGAGTACAGACGCCGGTTTAATTACGCCAATAGTCTTCGGAGCCGACTGGAAAGGTCTAGTGGAAATCAGCAAAGATGTTAAAGCTCTCGCGGCCAAAGCTCGCGAGGGTAAACTACAACCCCAAGAGTTCCAGGGTGGTACCATTACGATTTCTAATCTTGGCATGTTCGGAGTGAAGAATTTCTCCGCTATTGTCAACCCACCGCAGTCCATCATCCTGGCCGTAGGAACTACAGAGGCTAGGCTAATTCCTGCCAGTAACGAGCGAgg GTTTACCACTGCTCAATATATGACCGTCACAGCCAGCTGCGATCACAGAACTGTGGACGGTGCAGTGGGGGCACAATGGTTATCAGCATTGAAGAGCTTACTCGAAAATCCATCGACAATGCTgctttaa
- the LOC135161889 gene encoding NADH dehydrogenase [ubiquinone] 1 beta subcomplex subunit 2, mitochondrial-like gives MLISRGVGVIKNVTALVSRTKAPMKTQVRHSGGPAMYRDIWEPNKYDKYMAEFVGGVMWWWILWHMWHDFGHIVGEFDYPEPEKWTDEELGIPPDDADV, from the exons ATGTTGATATCCCGAGGGGTCggagtaataaaaaatgtcacaGCACTCGTTTCACGAACGAAAGCACCGATGAAGACTCAAGTACGCCACTCAGGTGGACC TGCCATGTATCGTGACATCTGGGAGCCAAACAAATATGATAAATACATGGCTGAGTTTGTCGGTGGAGTCATGTGGTGGTGGATCCTTTGGCATATGTGGCACGATTTTGGACACATTGTG GGTGAATTCGACTACCCAGAGCCGGAAAAGTGGACCGATGAAGAGCTGGGAATCCCCCCGGATGATGCTGATGTCTAA